AAGGCATGTCCCCAGGCAACTTGCAGCTGGTTTTCTCATAGCAACTCAGTATAGGATTTTTCCAGTAGTTCCCTGAACCTGTTGATGAAACGGGCTGCAGGGGCCCCGTCGATGATATCATGGTTGAATGCAACGGTAATATTGTACATTTCCCTGATCTTGATCTCGTTTTGGACCACGACGGGTTTTTTGGTGATACTTCCGAGGGCAAAGGAAACCGCCTTTGGGCCTCCGATGTAGGGAATGATATAGCCCGGGACCTGGGAGAACATACTTACTGAAGTAACGAATATTGTACCTGACAGCTCTTGTACCAGTCTGTGATTATGCAGGATCCTTCTGAACATGAATCGGACAAGGGGCAGGGGAAGCGAAGTGAGCATTTTCCTGATAAAGGGCGAAGACACATATCCCTTGTCTGCATTTTTACTTGTCTTCGCATTGGTAATCTCATGGTCTATCTCTGTAATGGTCTTATGGTTGATATCCCTGATAATACATTGCTTTGTGATGGATTTCCCAGCATCTTCGATTTCGATGGGGATGTTCAAATCTACCTGCTCGAAGGTAGTAGTATGCTTCAAGTCGATCATCGAATTGAACTCGGAAAACTCCTGCAAGCACATTCCAATGGCTTTCAAAACCAAGGAAAAAAGGGAACCCCCGGTTCCTTCCCGTCTTTTTTGGCGAAGGAAGGTCCGTAAGTTTGTTATGTCGATATCAAGCAAGGCAAAGAAATTATGGCCACCTGTTACCAGTTCAAACCCATACATCGATAGTTTTCGCAGGTCTGTGGTTTTTTCGCGTTTCATACATTTCCAC
The sequence above is a segment of the Sphaerochaeta pleomorpha str. Grapes genome. Coding sequences within it:
- a CDS encoding 2-oxo acid dehydrogenase subunit E2 → MKREKTTDLRKLSMYGFELVTGGHNFFALLDIDITNLRTFLRQKRREGTGGSLFSLVLKAIGMCLQEFSEFNSMIDLKHTTTFEQVDLNIPIEIEDAGKSITKQCIIRDINHKTITEIDHEITNAKTSKNADKGYVSSPFIRKMLTSLPLPLVRFMFRRILHNHRLVQELSGTIFVTSVSMFSQVPGYIIPYIGGPKAVSFALGSITKKPVVVQNEIKIREMYNITVAFNHDIIDGAPAARFINRFRELLEKSYTELL